A region of Corvus cornix cornix isolate S_Up_H32 chromosome 3, ASM73873v5, whole genome shotgun sequence DNA encodes the following proteins:
- the KBTBD11 gene encoding LOW QUALITY PROTEIN: kelch repeat and BTB domain-containing protein 11 (The sequence of the model RefSeq protein was modified relative to this genomic sequence to represent the inferred CDS: deleted 6 bases in 5 codons), translated as MEGSGAAPEEEESGAANGAPPPAPPPTPAAPCGFSSSLCFSAAAAEPQQPAAGGRVVQSQWEINNAACQPEEEDEEVVGPRDRPPEEPDLVIEVSGPPHSGAHKSVLAAKSDYFRARASRDVLRVKGVSYGALRLLIDYVYTARMGEVRHDNLAEVVSGARVLQMPCALHCAAEAMRAQLCLGNCYQLLCLAKKQRLAELREAAYRFMSDHYLEVLREPSVYGRLSGTERDLILQRRMDAGRPCLLVAEVSDAFERPGGGSRPQSRESSRPQSPSSVVSLEESGSLIHCYQETSGEWRVLTRLPEEANAKGCAMCVLHNYLFLAGGIVTGPVGSEPRARLSDKVFCYNPLTDTWSQVRPLAQPRSQLKLLALDGYLYAVGGECLFTVERYDPRADRWSPVAPLPKGAFAVAHEATTCNGEIYVSGGSLFYRLLKYDPKRDEWQECPYNSSRRRSADMVAFKSFIYRFDVSSGRGGEQGPGGGTGGGVEVFRYNTVAKCWSQCASLRPSGGPIQPFRCAPLGSTIYCVNRTGTLRFSLAQDGEVEADGGLKGTFDGELLKAPLDAKGVLLPFVLTLPERLDKTGDQEGSLPL; from the exons ATGGAGGGCAGCGGCGCGGCcccggaggaggaggagagcggGGCCGCGAACGGCGCTCCCCCGCCGGCGCCGCCGCCCACGCCGGCCGCCCCCTGCGGCTTCAGCTCCTCCCTCTGCTTCAGCGCCGCCGCTGCCGAG CCGCAGCAGCCCGCGGCCGGCGGCCGGGTGGTGCAGAGCCAGTGGGAGATCAACAACGCCGCCTGCCAGccggaggaggaggatgag gagGTGGTGGGGCCGCGGGACCGGCCGCCCGAGGAGCCCGACCTGGTGATCGAGGTGTCGGGGCCGCCGCATTCGGGGGCGCACAAGTCGGTGTTGGCGGCCAAGAGTGACTATTTTCGTGCCCGCGCCTCACGGGACGTCCTGCGGGTGAAGGGGGTGAGCTACGGGGCGCTGCGGCTGCTCATTGACTACGTGTACACGGCCCGCATGGGCGAGGTGCGGCACGACAACCTGGCGGAGGTGGTGAGCGGAGCCCGCGTCCTCCAgatgccctgtgccctgcactGTGCCGCCGAGGCCATGCGCGCCCAGCTCTGCCTCGGCAACTGCtaccagctcctctgcctggcCAAG AAGCAGCGGCTGGCGGAGCTGCGGGAGGCTGCCTATCGCTTCATGAGTGACCATTACCTGGAGGTGCTGCGGGAGCCCAGCGTTTACGGG CGCCTCAGTGGCACTGAGCGGGACCTCATCTTGCAGCGGCGCATGGATGCTGGCCGGCCCTGCTTGCTGGTGGCCGAGGTCAGCGACGCCTTCGAGCGGCCGGGTGGTGGCAGCCGGCCACAGAGCCGCGAGAGCAGTCGGCCACAGAGT CCCTCCTCCGTGGTGTCTCTGGAAGAGAGTGGCTCCCTCATTCACTGCTACCAGGAGACCAGTGGCGAGTGGAGGGTGCTGACGCGCCTGCCCGAGGAGGCCAATGCCAAGGGCTGCGCCATGTGCGTCCTCCACAACTACCTCTTCCTAGCAGGGGGCATTGTGACAGGGCCGGTGGGCAGCGAACCCAGGGCCCGCCTTTCCGACAAGGTCTTCTGCTATAACCCCCTGACCGACACCTGGAGCCAGGTGCGGCCGCTGGCTCAGCCCCGCTCGCAGCTCAAGCTGCTGGCCCTGGATGGTTACCTCTATGCTGTGGGGGGCGAGTGCCTCTTCACTGTGGAAAGGTACGACCCACGGGCTGACCGCTGGAGCCCTGTGGCTCCTCTGCCCAAGGGTGCCTTCGCTGTGGCTCACGAGGCCACTACTTGCAACGGGGAGATCTATGTGTCAGGAGGCTCCCTCTTCTACCGCCTACTCAAATATGACCCTAAGCGTGACGAGTGGCAGGAGTGCCCTTACAACAGCAGCCGCCGGCGCTCTGCTGACATGGTGGCCTTCAAGAGCTTCATCTACCGCTTTGATGTGAGCAGTGGCCGTGGTGGGGAGCAGGGCCCAGGTGGCGGGACTGGCGGTGGTGTTGAAGTTTTCCGGTACAACACGGTGGCCAAGTGCTGGAGCCAGTGCGCCAGCCTGCGGCCCAGCGGTGGCCCCATCCAGCCCTTCCGCTGTGCCCCCTTGGGCAGCACCATCTACTGCGTCAACCGGACCGGCACCCTTCGCTTCAGCCTAGCCCAGGACGGTGAGGTGGAAGCAGATGGTGGGCTCAAGGGCACCTTTGACGGGGAGCTTCTTAAAGCTCCCTTGGATGCCAAGGGTGTCCTCCTACCCTTTGTGCTTACCCTGCCCGAGAGGCTGGACAAAACAGGGGACCAGGAGGGCTCCCTCCCACTGTAA